The following coding sequences are from one Humulus lupulus chromosome X, drHumLupu1.1, whole genome shotgun sequence window:
- the LOC133804760 gene encoding ent-kaurene oxidase, chloroplastic-like: protein MATPGPAHILQGVQGVPLATTAVLGGLSLLILISLKRCAFANKSGYSKLPPVPAVPGFPVIGNLLQLKEKKPYMTFTKWASIHGPIYSIKAGASTLVVLNTTDVAKEAMVTRYSSISTRKLSNALKMLTSDKCMVAMSDYNDFHKTVKRHILGNVLGANAQKRHRCHRDTLGENISRRFHAHVEDFPDEAVNFREIFESELFGIALKEALGKDIEQLYVEELSVHLSREEIFKVLVIDQMEGAIEVDWRDFFPYLKWVPNKNVENKIQRMIFRRKAVMNALVQDQKKRIASGEELNCYLDYLLSEAKTLTGEQISMLLWEVIIETSDTALVAAEWAMYELAKDPKRQDRLYREIVELCGSEKLTEDRLSQLPYLMAIFHETLRKHSPVPIIPLRYAHEDTQLGGYHIPAGTEIAINIYGCNMDKNKWENPEEWNPERFLSKKYDPMDLYKTMTFGAGKRVCAGSLQAMLIVCTTIGRLVQEFHWRLKDGEAEDVATVGLTTHKLHPMHAIINPRL from the exons ATGGCAACCCCTGGCCCTGCTCATATCCTTCAAGGTGTTCAAGGAGTGCCCTTGGCCACCACTGCTGTTCTTGGTGGTCTCTCTCTATTGATCTTGATTTCCCTCAAAAGGTGCGCCTTTGCCAATAAGAGTGGATATTCCAAACTCCCTCCTGTGCCAG CGGTTCCAGGTTTCCCAGTGATAGGGAATTTGCTGCAATTGAAGGAGAAGAAGCCTTACATGACATTTACTAAGTGGGCCAGTATTCATGGGCCCATATACTCCATCAAGGCAGGTGCTTCCACTCTAGTCGTTCTCAACACCACCGATGTTGCCAAGGAG GCGATGGTGACCAGATATTCATCTATATCAACTAGAAAGCTGTCAAACGCCCTAAAAATGCTCACTTCCGACAAGTGTATGGTTGCCATGAGCGACTACAATGATTTTCATAAGACGGTAAAACGACACATACTTGGTAATGTTTTGGGAGCCAATGCTCAG AAACGACACCGTTGTCATCGAGACACTCTGGGAGAAAATATTTCTAGAAGATTTCATGCTCATGTGGAAGACTTTCCTGATGAAGCTGTGAATTTTAGGGAGATATTTGAGTCCGAACTCTTTGGAATAGCTTTGAAAGAG GCCCTGGGAAAAGACATAGAACAATTATATGTGGAGGAATTAAGTGTCCATTTGTCAAGGGAAGAAATATTTAAAGTTCTAGTGATTGATCAAATGGAGGGAGCCATTGAGGTCGATTGGAGAGATTTCTTCCCCTATCTGAAATGGGTTCCTAATAAGAATGTCGAAAATAAAATTCAAAGAATGATTTTCCGAAGAAAAGCAGTGATGAATGCCCTTGTCCAGGATCAGAAAAAGCGAATTGCATCAGGAgag GAATTGAACTGTTACCTAGATTATTTGCTTTCTGAAGCAAAAACGCTGACGGGGGAGCAAATCAGTATGTTATTGTGGGAAGTGATCATAGAGACATCAGACACTGCTTTGGTCGCAGCAGAATGGGCCATGTATGAACTTGCTAAAGATCCAAAACGACAG GATCGTCTCTACAGGGAAATCGTAGAGCTTTGTGGATCAGAAAAGTTAACAGAGGATCGTTTGTCCCAGCTGCCATACCTAATGGCTATTTTCCATGAAACTTTGAGGAAGCATTCTCCAGTTCCAATCATACCTCTACGTTATGCACATGAAGATACTCAATTAGGAGGCTACCATATTCCTGCTGGTACTGAG ATTGCGATTAACATATATGGGTGTAACATGGACAAGAACAAGTGGGAAAATCCTGAAGAGTGGAACCCTGAGAGATTTCTGAGCAAGAAATACGATCCAATGGATTTGTATAAAACGATGACGTTTGGAGCTGGGAAGAGGGTGTGTGCTGGTTCGCTTCAAGCTATGCTGATAGTTTGCACTACAATTGGTAGGTTGGTTCAGGAGTTTCACTGGCGACTGAAAGATGGGGAAGCAGAAGATGTGGCTACGGTTGGTCTCACCACTCATAAACTCCACCCCATGCATGCCATTATCAACCCAAGGCTTTAA